The following coding sequences lie in one Polynucleobacter necessarius genomic window:
- a CDS encoding Re/Si-specific NAD(P)(+) transhydrogenase subunit alpha: protein MRIGVPLETRPGETRVAATPETVKKLIGQGHTVVIQKGAGVQASQPDSAYEAVGAAIGSAADAFGAEIVLKVRSPEASELKQIQSGSVLLGMLDPFDNDNIAAMAARGVTAFALEAAPRTTRAQSMDVLSSQANIAGYKAVMVAANEYQRFMPMLMTAAGTVKAARVLILGAGVAGLQAIATAKRLGAVIEASDVRPAAKEQIESLGAKFVDVPYETDEEREIAQGVGGYARPMPEAWMKRQAALVAERAQQADIVITTALIPGRKPPVLLHSDTVANMKPGSVVIDLAAGKGDNGSGNCPLTQADKIVDVNGVKIVGYTNLASMVAADASALYARNLLDFMKLIVDKEAKLVIPSDDDIVTACLMCRDGQAIRKN from the coding sequence ATGCGCATAGGAGTGCCACTGGAAACCAGGCCTGGGGAAACTCGAGTTGCAGCCACACCAGAAACCGTTAAAAAATTGATTGGCCAAGGCCATACCGTTGTTATCCAAAAGGGTGCCGGTGTTCAGGCTAGCCAACCAGACTCTGCATATGAAGCTGTCGGTGCCGCGATTGGTAGCGCTGCAGACGCATTTGGCGCAGAGATTGTTCTCAAGGTGCGCTCTCCTGAGGCATCCGAACTCAAGCAAATTCAATCAGGAAGCGTGCTTTTGGGAATGCTAGATCCATTTGATAATGACAACATTGCCGCCATGGCAGCGCGAGGTGTCACTGCATTTGCATTGGAAGCCGCTCCTCGTACTACCCGTGCCCAAAGCATGGACGTTCTCTCATCACAAGCCAACATTGCTGGCTATAAAGCAGTGATGGTTGCAGCAAATGAATACCAGCGCTTTATGCCAATGCTGATGACTGCCGCCGGTACCGTTAAAGCAGCACGCGTTTTAATTTTGGGCGCTGGTGTTGCAGGCCTACAAGCAATTGCAACAGCGAAGCGTCTTGGTGCCGTTATCGAGGCATCAGATGTTCGTCCCGCAGCCAAAGAACAAATTGAATCTTTAGGCGCTAAGTTTGTGGATGTGCCATATGAAACCGATGAAGAGCGTGAAATTGCGCAAGGAGTTGGTGGTTATGCCCGCCCAATGCCAGAAGCTTGGATGAAACGCCAAGCAGCACTGGTCGCAGAGCGCGCCCAACAAGCTGACATCGTTATAACCACCGCGCTCATTCCGGGTCGTAAACCACCAGTGCTCTTGCACAGTGACACAGTCGCCAATATGAAACCAGGCTCCGTCGTAATTGACTTAGCTGCTGGTAAGGGTGATAACGGATCGGGCAATTGTCCTTTGACTCAAGCGGACAAAATTGTTGATGTAAACGGCGTCAAAATTGTTGGTTACACAAACTTAGCCAGTATGGTGGCTGCTGATGCATCTGCTTTGTATGCACGCAACTTACTCGACTTCATGAAATTGATCGTCGATAAAGAGGCAAAGTTAGTTATACCTAGCGACGATGACATCGTTACCGCCTGTTTAATGTGTCGTGATGGCCAAGCCATTCGCAAAAACTAA
- a CDS encoding proton-translocating transhydrogenase family protein produces the protein MDLAAFQSILTVQNITVFVLAIFVGYHVVWNVTPALHTPLMAVTNAISGIIIVGALLQTEVIGGDEITLTSIIGAVAVFLASINIFGGFMVTRRMLEMFKKKAPKADAAATK, from the coding sequence ATGGATCTCGCTGCCTTTCAAAGCATCCTTACCGTCCAAAATATCACCGTGTTTGTATTGGCTATTTTTGTTGGCTATCACGTTGTTTGGAACGTTACCCCTGCATTACACACTCCTTTAATGGCGGTAACTAACGCCATCTCTGGAATCATCATTGTTGGTGCATTACTTCAAACCGAGGTTATTGGTGGCGATGAAATTACCCTGACCAGCATCATTGGTGCTGTTGCGGTATTTTTGGCGTCGATCAATATTTTTGGTGGCTTCATGGTTACTCGTCGCATGTTGGAGATGTTCAAAAAAAAAGCTCCTAAAGCCGATGCGGCTGCCACTAAATAA
- a CDS encoding NAD(P)(+) transhydrogenase (Re/Si-specific) subunit beta yields the protein MSNITAISYLISSVLFILALRGLSSPTTSRQGNTFGMIGMLLAVITTFFIPDFKPAVSLIAAAVVGGAIIGTLAAKRVQMTKMPELVALMHSFVGLSAVLIAVAAVFNTSHEHTGAQKIELFIGAFIGAITFTASVIAFGKLSGKVSGKPVSFAGQHLLNLILAISMIGAGIAYYMVDSHVAFLAMCAVALVLGVTLIIPIGGADMPVVVSMLNSYSGWAAAGIGFTLNNPVLIIAGACVGSSGAILSYIMCKAMNRSILAVLLGGFGAEAAAGGGDDSGPKNYKTGSPEDAAFLTENADTVIIVPGYGLAVARAQHALKELTEKLTHHGVTVKYAIHPVAGRMPGHMNVLLAEAEVPYDQVFEMEDINSDFGQADVVLVLGANDVVNPAARTPGSPIFGMPILEAFKAKTIIVNKRSMAAGYAGLDNELFYMDKTMMVFGDAKKVVEEMVKAVE from the coding sequence ATGTCAAACATAACTGCTATTTCTTACCTTATTTCATCGGTGTTATTCATCCTCGCCTTGCGCGGCTTGTCATCACCAACTACCTCACGCCAAGGCAACACCTTTGGCATGATCGGCATGTTGTTAGCCGTGATTACCACCTTCTTTATCCCTGACTTTAAGCCAGCTGTTTCATTGATTGCTGCTGCAGTAGTTGGTGGCGCCATCATCGGTACATTAGCTGCTAAACGCGTTCAAATGACTAAGATGCCAGAGCTTGTAGCTTTGATGCACTCTTTTGTTGGCTTGTCAGCTGTATTGATTGCTGTTGCAGCAGTATTTAACACCTCCCATGAACATACTGGAGCCCAAAAGATTGAGCTCTTTATCGGAGCGTTCATTGGCGCAATTACCTTTACCGCTTCCGTAATCGCTTTTGGCAAGCTCTCTGGCAAAGTGAGTGGCAAACCAGTCAGCTTTGCTGGCCAGCATTTACTCAATCTCATTCTGGCAATCTCAATGATTGGCGCCGGCATTGCTTACTACATGGTTGATAGCCATGTAGCTTTCTTAGCAATGTGTGCGGTTGCATTGGTGTTAGGTGTCACATTGATTATTCCAATCGGTGGTGCTGATATGCCAGTAGTTGTTTCCATGCTCAATAGTTACTCTGGTTGGGCTGCAGCAGGCATTGGCTTTACATTGAATAACCCGGTACTGATTATTGCTGGAGCTTGCGTTGGCTCTTCAGGCGCCATTCTTTCTTACATTATGTGTAAGGCAATGAATCGCTCGATTCTGGCTGTACTGCTCGGCGGCTTTGGTGCAGAGGCCGCAGCCGGCGGCGGCGATGATAGTGGCCCTAAAAACTACAAAACTGGCTCTCCAGAAGATGCAGCATTTCTGACGGAAAACGCAGACACTGTCATCATTGTTCCTGGCTATGGTCTTGCGGTTGCACGTGCTCAACACGCGCTGAAAGAACTCACCGAGAAGTTGACTCATCACGGCGTAACTGTGAAATATGCAATTCACCCAGTTGCAGGTCGTATGCCAGGTCACATGAATGTTCTTTTGGCAGAAGCGGAAGTTCCATATGATCAAGTCTTTGAAATGGAAGACATCAACAGCGACTTTGGTCAAGCTGATGTGGTTTTAGTTCTGGGCGCAAACGACGTTGTGAACCCTGCTGCCCGCACTCCTGGTAGTCCAATTTTTGGCATGCCGATTTTGGAAGCGTTCAAAGCAAAAACCATTATCGTCAATAAACGCTCAATGGCAGCTGGTTATGCCGGCCTAGACAACGAACTTTTCTACATGGATAAAACCATGATGGTCTTCGGTGATGCGAAGAAGGTCGTGGAAGAGATGGTCAAAGCAGTGGAATAA
- the oxlT gene encoding oxalate/formate MFS antiporter, with protein MSESKNPLKSKWVQLALGVICMMSISSPQYVWALFTKPIMGQLGVTLTELQVTFSILIVLQTFFSPFQGYLVDKFGPRLLLSIGTILTGLSWVLSANLTTVSNLYITYGVLGGLGTGIVYIGVVGLMVRWFPNNRGFAVGMVAAGYGIGALLTTFPIAASLAESGLQGTLKVFGYIIGAVGLLAAQGIRVPHADRVQTAGQIEAAATGVPPKTMLKTPVFWLMFLMMSMMSTSGLMVISQMGAFAKDFGITAATVFGMAALPLALTIDRVTNGLTRPFFGWVSDKLGREYTMTIVFGLEAVAMFFWVMTRSDPVMFVLLSGIVFFGWGEIFSLFPSTLTDTFGQKHATTNYGFLYMAQGVGSIIGGSIAAYIHGVADSWIPVFGIMIALDATAALLAFFVLRPMRANYMKTQST; from the coding sequence ATGAGTGAGAGTAAAAACCCTCTAAAGTCCAAGTGGGTGCAGCTAGCCCTTGGCGTTATATGCATGATGTCAATATCAAGCCCGCAATACGTTTGGGCTTTATTTACCAAGCCTATCATGGGTCAGTTGGGCGTCACATTAACAGAGTTACAAGTTACCTTTTCAATTTTGATTGTGTTGCAAACTTTCTTCTCCCCATTCCAGGGATATTTAGTAGATAAGTTTGGCCCACGCTTACTGCTCTCTATTGGCACCATATTGACGGGGTTGAGTTGGGTTCTATCAGCCAATCTCACTACGGTATCCAATCTTTACATCACCTACGGCGTATTGGGTGGCTTAGGTACCGGTATTGTTTATATTGGTGTAGTTGGTTTGATGGTTCGCTGGTTCCCAAATAATCGCGGCTTTGCAGTTGGTATGGTTGCTGCTGGTTACGGTATTGGCGCTCTACTTACCACCTTCCCAATCGCAGCGAGTCTGGCTGAATCTGGTCTTCAAGGCACTTTGAAAGTCTTTGGATACATTATTGGCGCGGTTGGTTTGCTTGCTGCTCAGGGCATTCGTGTGCCACATGCTGATCGAGTACAAACAGCGGGCCAAATTGAGGCTGCTGCAACTGGAGTGCCTCCAAAAACAATGCTCAAGACCCCAGTTTTCTGGCTCATGTTTTTGATGATGTCGATGATGTCAACCTCTGGTTTGATGGTGATTTCACAAATGGGGGCCTTTGCCAAAGACTTTGGCATTACTGCCGCAACAGTTTTTGGTATGGCCGCACTTCCATTGGCTTTAACAATCGATCGCGTCACTAATGGTTTGACTCGCCCATTCTTTGGTTGGGTTTCTGATAAGTTAGGCCGTGAGTACACCATGACGATCGTATTTGGTTTAGAAGCCGTTGCAATGTTTTTCTGGGTGATGACTCGCTCAGATCCAGTGATGTTTGTCTTGTTATCAGGTATTGTGTTTTTTGGCTGGGGCGAAATTTTCTCCTTATTTCCCTCAACTCTTACGGATACCTTTGGTCAAAAACATGCGACCACAAACTATGGCTTCCTCTATATGGCACAAGGTGTAGGCTCGATTATTGGCGGCTCGATTGCAGCTTATATTCACGGCGTAGCAGATAGCTGGATTCCAGTGTTCGGGATCATGATTGCACTTGATGCTACTGCTGCATTACTAGCCTTCTTTGTATTACGTCCTATGCGCGCCAATTATATGAAGACTCAGTCGACTTAG
- the groL gene encoding chaperonin GroEL (60 kDa chaperone family; promotes refolding of misfolded polypeptides especially under stressful conditions; forms two stacked rings of heptamers to form a barrel-shaped 14mer; ends can be capped by GroES; misfolded proteins enter the barrel where they are refolded when GroES binds) yields the protein MAAKDVVFGDNARTKMVEGVNILANAVKTTLGPKGRNVVIERSFGGPTVTKDGVSVAKEIELKDKLQNMGAQMVKEVASKTADIAGDGTTTATVLAQSIVREGKKYVVAGHNPMDLKRGIDKAVTAAIGELAKISKPCTTTKEIAQVGSISANSDHSIGQRIAEAMEKVGKEGVITVEDGKSLEDELEVVEGMQFDRGYLSPYFINQPEKQVAVLDNPFVLLFDKKIANIRDLLPVLEQVAKAGRPLLIIAEDVEGEALATLVVNNIRGIIKTCAVKAPGFGDRRKAMLEDIAILTGGTVIAEEIGLTLEKTTLEHLGQAKRIEVGKENTIIIDGAGDAKAIEARVKNIRVQIDEATSDYDKEKLQERVAKLAGGVAVIRVGAATEVEMKEKKARVDDALHATRAAVEEGIVPGGGVALIRAMQGIKGLKGDNADQDAGISIVLRAMQEPLRTIVSNAGEDAGVVVNAVQESKGNNGYNAATGEYGDLVAQGVIDPTKVTKTALVNAASVAGLLLTTDCAISDAPKDESAGGGMPDMGGMGGMGGMM from the coding sequence ATGGCAGCAAAAGACGTTGTATTTGGAGATAACGCCCGCACCAAGATGGTCGAAGGCGTAAACATTCTTGCTAACGCAGTTAAGACAACACTGGGACCAAAGGGCCGTAACGTTGTTATAGAGCGTTCATTTGGTGGACCAACTGTTACTAAAGATGGTGTATCTGTAGCAAAAGAGATCGAACTTAAGGACAAGCTTCAAAACATGGGTGCTCAGATGGTTAAGGAAGTTGCTTCCAAAACTGCTGATATCGCTGGTGACGGTACTACTACCGCTACTGTATTGGCTCAGTCTATTGTTCGCGAAGGTAAGAAGTACGTTGTTGCAGGTCACAATCCGATGGACCTCAAGCGTGGTATCGATAAGGCAGTGACTGCTGCGATCGGTGAACTTGCAAAGATCAGCAAGCCATGCACAACTACTAAAGAGATTGCTCAGGTAGGCTCTATTTCTGCTAACAGCGATCATAGTATTGGTCAGCGCATTGCTGAAGCGATGGAAAAAGTAGGTAAAGAGGGCGTTATCACTGTTGAAGATGGCAAGTCTTTGGAAGATGAGCTTGAGGTTGTGGAAGGTATGCAGTTTGATCGTGGCTACCTGTCTCCGTACTTCATCAATCAGCCTGAAAAGCAAGTTGCTGTTTTGGATAACCCGTTTGTGCTCCTGTTTGACAAGAAGATTGCCAATATTCGTGATTTACTCCCAGTACTTGAGCAAGTTGCGAAAGCTGGTCGTCCATTGCTGATTATTGCTGAAGATGTTGAAGGTGAAGCCTTGGCAACATTGGTTGTGAATAATATCCGCGGCATTATCAAGACTTGCGCTGTTAAAGCCCCAGGTTTTGGTGATCGTCGTAAGGCAATGTTGGAAGATATCGCTATTTTGACCGGCGGTACCGTGATTGCTGAAGAGATCGGCCTCACACTTGAGAAAACTACTCTTGAGCACTTGGGTCAAGCTAAGCGTATCGAAGTAGGTAAAGAAAATACCATCATCATTGACGGTGCTGGTGATGCTAAGGCAATCGAAGCTCGCGTGAAAAATATCCGTGTTCAGATTGACGAAGCAACAAGCGATTACGACAAAGAAAAATTGCAAGAGCGTGTAGCTAAGTTGGCTGGCGGCGTTGCAGTGATTCGTGTTGGTGCTGCAACTGAAGTTGAGATGAAAGAAAAGAAAGCACGCGTTGATGACGCATTGCACGCTACTCGCGCTGCTGTGGAAGAAGGCATTGTTCCTGGCGGTGGCGTAGCATTGATTCGCGCAATGCAGGGTATCAAGGGCTTGAAAGGCGATAACGCTGATCAAGACGCTGGTATCAGCATCGTATTGCGTGCTATGCAAGAGCCTTTGCGTACTATTGTTAGCAACGCCGGCGAAGACGCTGGTGTGGTTGTGAATGCCGTACAGGAAAGTAAGGGCAATAATGGCTACAACGCTGCTACTGGTGAATATGGTGATTTGGTCGCTCAGGGTGTTATTGATCCAACTAAGGTTACTAAGACAGCATTGGTTAATGCGGCATCTGTTGCTGGACTGTTATTAACTACCGATTGCGCAATTTCTGATGCACCAAAAGATGAATCTGCTGGTGGCGGTATGCCTGATATGGGTGGTATGGGTGGTATGGGCGGAATGATGTAA
- a CDS encoding co-chaperone GroES: MNLRPLHDRVIIKRLDQESKTASGIIIPDAAAEKPDQGEVLAVGPGKRDDSGKLNAPDVKIGDRVLFGKYAGQTVKVDNEELIVMREDDIMAVVQK, translated from the coding sequence ATGAATTTGCGTCCTTTACATGATCGCGTAATCATCAAGCGTTTGGATCAAGAATCAAAAACTGCTTCCGGAATCATCATTCCTGATGCTGCTGCCGAAAAGCCAGATCAAGGCGAAGTTTTGGCGGTGGGCCCTGGCAAGCGCGATGACAGCGGCAAATTAAATGCACCTGACGTCAAAATAGGCGATCGCGTGTTATTTGGCAAATATGCAGGCCAAACAGTAAAAGTGGATAACGAAGAGCTCATCGTGATGCGTGAAGACGACATCATGGCTGTTGTTCAGAAGTAA
- a CDS encoding response regulator transcription factor: protein MRKRVMLVDDHPAMLMALKSMLQDQLLFEIAGQAQNGEECLRSIKEVNPNMVILDLDMPKTDGFDVIRRIGLMYPDIRMLVLSSLDEAVYGSRVRSLGAHGFVNKTAGADVILAACVAISQGYNFFTHGKNGNSSLTDSDKLALISDRELQVMKYLGKGNTNQQISDMPHISNKTVATYKTRVFDKLGINNIADLILFCRMNNIIES from the coding sequence ATGAGAAAACGCGTGATGTTGGTAGACGACCATCCAGCCATGCTGATGGCGCTCAAAAGTATGTTGCAAGATCAACTGTTATTTGAAATTGCAGGGCAAGCCCAAAATGGTGAGGAGTGTCTGAGGTCTATTAAGGAAGTGAATCCCAATATGGTGATTCTAGATCTAGATATGCCTAAAACTGATGGATTTGATGTCATCAGGAGAATTGGCTTAATGTATCCAGATATTCGTATGCTGGTACTTTCAAGTTTAGATGAAGCGGTATATGGCAGCAGGGTTCGCTCTCTAGGGGCTCATGGATTCGTTAATAAAACTGCTGGGGCCGATGTCATTCTCGCTGCTTGCGTCGCAATTTCTCAGGGATATAACTTCTTTACCCATGGAAAAAATGGCAATAGTTCACTAACCGATAGCGACAAACTTGCCCTCATTTCCGACCGCGAGCTACAAGTCATGAAATATCTCGGCAAGGGAAACACCAATCAGCAGATATCCGACATGCCCCATATCAGCAACAAGACCGTTGCAACCTACAAGACTCGCGTATTTGACAAATTGGGGATCAATAACATCGCTGACCTCATTTTGTTTTGCCGCATGAATAACATCATCGAGAGCTAA
- a CDS encoding ATP-binding protein yields the protein MHRFILKGVLLIGLITHGLTHAKTFKPETQQWIDAHPVVRFIIHEKYAPYLLGIKGEESPAVFKDLLQKITKYTEQEFQAKWRKNDQEGFHQLANGQVDFIIDPPSLENDYLQFGSKSEAIFWGHDAVITKHSQNAGAIAPENVAFFERGFENPPYADDTHNSISEDLHQLFANLLKHDVQAIVLPMRLAQLSLQTFNNPSIKIDGLYGREPFAYRWLISHQDAPLHDVVESFLKNLDPIESRQLFAPELNTMQAGNRHWKTLPLLISIGTLFSGSFLFWWMRKKQLTQEKISKQLLCSKEIAEKANAAKSEFLATMSHEIRTPMNVILGVQELLLSSQQLPPHQKSLLKSAHASAESLLGILNQVLDLSKIEAGKLTLNLEPCSLNALIDDIDSSFSAVAKKQGLVLHTSKDVRIAEVLMIDALRLRQILQNLISNAIKFTECGEIYFSISILADDHAGQLIEFRVIDTGIGMGKDEIALALQAFEQIPGRGDQQNGTGLGLTITNHLVKSMNSQLYFESAPGFGSNIHFCVAFPRTSIAASRNAYTQDEINPLKKLSSDKSIAEKRSLQALIVEDHPASRQIISLQLQALGIGVSVCENANTALKMIEDKNYDLLLTDQSIPGMQGSELAQKIRSLGFGDLIIIGVTADIYALESRHQFLEAGMNSVLIKPLSLMTLENELARYFLTIGTEDSDNSPLGEYSFDAFSNVLRDNPDHILIILQEIKRVHDDALKILSSETIEEDVLASLIHKVKGGAQLLSASNFIRACESLEQEKSPQKRIRSFKKLLEDQNQIIEQYHSQYSTPKPLENKR from the coding sequence ATGCATCGATTCATACTTAAAGGCGTCCTTCTGATAGGTTTAATCACCCATGGATTGACACATGCAAAGACCTTTAAGCCAGAGACGCAACAATGGATCGATGCACATCCTGTAGTGAGATTTATCATCCATGAAAAGTACGCCCCCTATCTTTTAGGCATTAAGGGAGAAGAAAGTCCGGCGGTATTTAAAGACCTCTTGCAAAAAATAACAAAATACACTGAGCAAGAATTCCAAGCGAAGTGGCGCAAAAATGATCAGGAAGGCTTTCATCAATTAGCTAATGGTCAAGTTGACTTCATCATCGATCCACCTTCATTAGAAAACGACTATCTACAGTTTGGCTCCAAGTCAGAGGCCATTTTCTGGGGCCATGATGCAGTGATCACCAAGCATTCTCAAAATGCAGGAGCAATTGCGCCAGAGAATGTCGCCTTCTTTGAAAGAGGTTTTGAAAATCCACCCTATGCTGATGATACCCACAACAGTATTTCTGAAGATCTCCACCAGCTGTTTGCAAATCTTTTAAAACATGATGTGCAGGCAATAGTCCTTCCAATGCGTTTAGCTCAACTCAGCCTCCAAACATTTAATAATCCATCCATCAAGATTGATGGACTTTATGGCCGAGAACCATTTGCCTATCGTTGGTTGATTTCTCATCAAGATGCACCACTACATGATGTAGTGGAAAGCTTCCTAAAGAATTTAGATCCTATTGAATCGCGTCAGCTATTTGCACCCGAACTTAATACTATGCAAGCAGGCAATCGACATTGGAAGACTCTGCCATTGCTCATCAGTATTGGCACGCTCTTTAGTGGATCTTTTCTATTTTGGTGGATGCGCAAAAAACAGCTGACGCAAGAAAAAATTTCAAAACAACTTCTTTGCTCAAAAGAAATTGCTGAAAAAGCAAATGCTGCGAAGTCTGAATTTTTAGCGACGATGAGCCATGAAATTCGTACTCCGATGAATGTAATCTTAGGCGTACAAGAGCTACTATTAAGCAGCCAACAACTCCCGCCACACCAAAAGTCACTCCTTAAAAGCGCACATGCATCAGCAGAATCTCTGTTGGGAATTTTGAATCAAGTGCTTGACCTCTCAAAAATTGAGGCTGGCAAGCTCACCTTAAATCTGGAACCTTGCAGCTTAAATGCCTTGATTGATGATATTGATTCATCGTTTTCCGCAGTCGCCAAAAAACAAGGATTGGTATTACATACTTCGAAAGATGTACGAATCGCAGAAGTGCTCATGATTGATGCATTACGGCTGAGACAAATCTTGCAAAACCTCATTAGTAATGCAATTAAGTTTACTGAATGTGGAGAGATCTACTTCTCAATTAGTATTCTGGCTGATGATCATGCGGGTCAACTCATCGAGTTTCGTGTAATAGATACTGGCATTGGGATGGGCAAAGATGAGATTGCATTGGCATTGCAGGCATTTGAGCAAATCCCCGGCAGAGGAGATCAGCAAAATGGCACTGGCCTGGGATTAACCATTACCAATCATCTAGTGAAGTCTATGAATAGCCAGCTTTATTTTGAAAGCGCCCCCGGATTTGGAAGCAATATCCATTTTTGCGTCGCCTTTCCACGTACCAGCATTGCAGCATCTAGGAACGCCTACACACAAGATGAGATCAACCCGCTTAAAAAATTAAGCTCTGATAAATCCATTGCAGAAAAAAGATCACTACAGGCCCTTATAGTCGAGGATCACCCAGCAAGTCGACAGATTATTTCACTTCAACTCCAAGCACTTGGGATTGGAGTCTCTGTATGTGAGAACGCTAATACAGCCCTAAAAATGATTGAAGATAAAAACTATGATTTATTACTAACAGATCAATCAATACCTGGCATGCAAGGATCAGAATTAGCCCAGAAAATTCGCTCTCTTGGGTTCGGCGATCTCATTATTATTGGTGTTACCGCCGATATCTATGCCCTGGAATCTCGTCATCAGTTTTTAGAAGCCGGCATGAATAGTGTTCTCATTAAGCCATTAAGTCTTATGACTTTAGAAAACGAATTGGCGCGCTATTTTTTAACTATTGGCACTGAAGACAGCGACAATTCGCCACTCGGTGAATATTCTTTTGACGCATTTTCTAATGTGCTAAGAGACAACCCCGATCACATCCTGATTATTCTTCAAGAAATTAAGCGTGTGCACGACGATGCCTTGAAGATATTGTCATCAGAAACAATTGAGGAGGATGTTTTAGCAAGCTTGATTCATAAAGTAAAAGGTGGAGCACAACTTTTAAGCGCTAGCAATTTCATTCGGGCCTGTGAAAGCCTGGAGCAGGAAAAATCCCCACAGAAAAGAATCAGAAGCTTTAAAAAGCTCCTGGAAGATCAAAACCAAATCATCGAGCAATATCACAGCCAATATTCCACACCTAAACCCCTGGAAAATAAGCGATAA